A section of the Bacteroidales bacterium genome encodes:
- a CDS encoding translocation/assembly module TamB domain-containing protein yields the protein MASRKIIKKLAKITAILLLIVFALPASAFLLLQSNRIQNDIAAFIMNKVSAKFNTRCSIGKIDIAFFYRIRINDVYLEDITGDTLIYARSVTAGIRSINPVAKTFSIGSINVDRGKFYLAIDSAGDLNIKYFLDKLKGNGTKSKGGWTVELNNLRTRNSTFSLKNANYVPKDFGINYSDMQATGLNADVRRFSPSSDSLSFFVKSLSFKEKSGLTVENMSCLFSESKTFLSFRNLEIRTTESEIKGDEVSLRFASYSQMKGDSFPGSVKLRIRLDRSVFNLSDLSYVSPSFRNIKQQVTFSGRVSGTLNNLRGKDLYVGFGNYSHFAGDLSFEGLPQIKQTFIVADINEFITSESDLKNLQFFRQKNIRIPEILNKLGRITYNGNFTGFINDFVAYGKFNTALGVVRTDLLFRPDTSNTLGFQGKLNAQDFNIGELANASDKMGKISLTATVDGASVAGKSVHASLKGNIGLFEFMKYEYSNISLSGDLNNRTFNGSVNVHDPNVDLEFLGRVDITDSVPDFDFRANITDANLYELNITPKDPDFKVSCYLIANAHGQSINTMNGEIKLLNSLFVKKDKQLQVYDLTLSSKSGSSGNFLQLKSDFLDAELSGNYELTGMAETVKHFIFDYFPSLADSAAIPKFSSYDLAFTSKIKNIRPLFDFFLPDYGVAENSLMSMRYNGTGHDLNMHFEAAYVKAKNIIWDNLNINASGSPESLHFEAGSEIMSLGKRLRFENFTAIANSAHDTSGIQLKWNNWKDVTSKGMISAMTKFNRASLMSKPGIEVSFKKSEFIARDTVWNIQPGMVRIDSSAIRFDNIAINHLNEFFKIDGNITENPEDVVTVVFNHFDLGNLNSLSASSGYNLDGVLNGNAKLSGIYSTPFFTSMLHIDSLVVNNEMLGATQINSSWNNRKKAIELDISAMRDNLKTVNITGEYLPTDEGRIDFDIRLEKLRMNILNPYLNSVFSDIRGMASGKATLKGTLKKPVLNGEIALQKSAFTINYLKTRYSFSDKILIENNNMYFNEIRVFDPKGNSAYLSGVMRSRYLKDLSVDLNIRSENFLCLNTTLADNKTFYGTAYATGTVKMQGPLRSMTMDIVATSGKNTNVKIPLSNTGELNEYPFIEVSDVNDGNEPEEVKTYQADFSGLNMRFKLIMTPDAEVQMIIDPVLGEIIKGRGNGNLDIRMSSRGGFTMSGDYVIEEGDYLFTLQKVINKKLTIEPGGTIHWDGDPLDATINLIANYSTRSSLADLLGGEDDQKLKVDDRVTLTGKLMSPDINYDVYLPDADESTRLRVNGAMATTEEKTKQFISLLITNRFSLNQEYGRQYSGATSVSNSSSSIYSSAAGVNFSELLSNQLSNWLSQIVNDLDVNVNYRSNREMNSDEYQVALSYPLFNNKLIINGSVDMSTNAAASTTNQIVGEFDIDYKLTDNGKLRLKTFNHSNNESVVEQGLTQNSTYTQGLGITYKEDFNTLGELLRRLFGKKEESPEPVDTDNEKPVVNNLP from the coding sequence ATGGCAAGCCGCAAAATTATTAAAAAGTTGGCAAAAATAACAGCCATCCTGCTGTTGATTGTTTTTGCCCTGCCTGCATCCGCTTTCCTTCTACTGCAAAGTAACCGGATACAGAATGATATTGCCGCCTTCATAATGAATAAGGTATCCGCAAAATTCAATACCCGCTGCTCAATCGGGAAAATAGATATTGCTTTTTTTTACAGAATAAGAATCAATGATGTGTACCTTGAAGATATTACAGGTGATACACTCATTTATGCCCGTTCAGTCACAGCAGGCATCCGTTCCATTAATCCCGTGGCAAAGACCTTTTCAATAGGAAGCATCAATGTGGACAGGGGGAAATTTTACCTGGCCATTGACTCGGCCGGTGATTTGAATATTAAATATTTTCTTGACAAGTTAAAGGGAAACGGGACAAAATCAAAGGGCGGCTGGACTGTTGAACTGAATAACCTGAGGACCCGGAACAGCACATTCAGTCTCAAAAATGCCAATTATGTTCCAAAGGATTTCGGGATCAATTACAGCGATATGCAGGCTACAGGCCTGAACGCTGATGTAAGACGTTTTAGCCCTTCATCCGATTCTCTTTCATTTTTTGTGAAATCGCTTAGCTTTAAAGAAAAAAGCGGGCTCACTGTGGAAAACATGAGTTGTCTTTTCAGTGAGAGCAAAACATTTCTTTCCTTCAGGAATCTTGAAATCAGGACAACTGAATCCGAGATTAAAGGAGATGAGGTTTCCCTCCGGTTCGCCAGTTACAGCCAGATGAAAGGTGATTCATTTCCAGGATCTGTGAAATTGCGCATAAGGCTTGATAGATCTGTATTCAACCTTAGTGACCTGTCGTATGTTTCCCCCTCATTCAGGAATATTAAACAGCAGGTTACATTTTCAGGCCGTGTTTCAGGAACTCTTAATAATCTAAGGGGAAAGGACCTATACGTGGGCTTTGGCAATTATTCACACTTTGCAGGTGACCTGAGCTTTGAAGGACTTCCGCAGATAAAACAAACTTTTATTGTAGCTGATATCAATGAATTCATTACATCGGAATCCGATCTGAAGAATCTCCAGTTCTTCAGGCAGAAAAACATACGTATTCCCGAAATATTGAATAAACTGGGCAGAATAACCTACAATGGCAATTTCACCGGCTTTATTAATGACTTTGTGGCCTATGGCAAATTCAATACTGCTCTTGGGGTTGTTCGTACCGACCTTCTTTTTCGGCCCGACACGTCCAATACACTAGGATTCCAGGGAAAGCTGAACGCGCAGGATTTTAATATCGGTGAACTTGCGAATGCTTCGGACAAAATGGGTAAGATCAGTCTGACTGCAACAGTGGATGGCGCTTCGGTTGCCGGCAAGTCGGTTCATGCTTCCCTTAAAGGCAACATCGGTTTGTTTGAATTCATGAAATATGAATATAGCAATATTTCGCTGTCGGGCGACCTGAATAACCGTACATTCAACGGATCGGTAAATGTACATGATCCGAATGTCGATCTTGAATTCCTCGGAAGGGTTGATATTACAGATTCAGTGCCGGACTTCGATTTCAGGGCCAATATTACCGATGCGAATTTATATGAGCTGAACATCACACCAAAAGATCCTGATTTCAAAGTCTCATGCTATCTGATCGCAAATGCACACGGGCAGTCAATAAATACAATGAACGGAGAAATCAAGCTTCTCAATTCACTCTTTGTTAAAAAGGATAAGCAGCTTCAGGTCTATGATCTGACTCTGAGTTCGAAATCCGGATCGTCAGGTAACTTTTTACAACTGAAATCGGATTTCCTTGATGCGGAATTGTCAGGAAATTATGAATTAACAGGTATGGCCGAAACAGTAAAACATTTCATATTCGATTACTTTCCATCCCTGGCTGATTCGGCAGCTATTCCGAAATTTTCCTCCTATGATCTTGCCTTTACTTCAAAAATAAAAAACATCCGGCCGCTGTTTGACTTTTTCCTTCCTGATTACGGGGTGGCAGAAAATAGCCTGATGAGCATGCGTTACAACGGCACAGGACATGATTTGAATATGCATTTCGAAGCGGCTTATGTAAAAGCAAAAAATATCATATGGGATAACCTGAATATAAATGCTTCCGGATCTCCTGAATCGTTGCATTTTGAAGCAGGCAGCGAAATCATGTCACTCGGAAAGCGCCTGCGGTTTGAAAATTTCACTGCAATTGCCAACTCAGCCCATGACACTTCCGGAATTCAACTTAAGTGGAATAACTGGAAAGATGTAACCTCAAAAGGCATGATCAGTGCTATGACGAAATTCAACCGGGCATCATTGATGTCAAAGCCGGGCATTGAGGTGTCTTTTAAAAAGTCTGAATTCATAGCCCGTGATACCGTATGGAACATACAGCCGGGCATGGTAAGGATCGACAGTTCAGCCATACGGTTTGACAATATTGCCATAAACCACCTGAACGAATTTTTCAAAATTGACGGTAACATAACAGAAAACCCGGAGGACGTTGTAACGGTTGTTTTCAATCATTTCGACCTTGGAAATCTCAACAGCCTGTCAGCATCCTCTGGCTATAACCTGGATGGTGTTCTGAACGGCAATGCCAAACTTTCGGGCATTTATTCCACGCCATTTTTTACAAGCATGCTGCACATTGACAGCCTTGTTGTAAACAATGAAATGCTTGGGGCAACGCAGATCAATTCTTCGTGGAATAACCGTAAAAAGGCCATTGAGCTTGACATTTCAGCCATGAGGGACAATCTCAAAACGGTTAACATAACAGGTGAATACCTGCCTACGGATGAAGGCCGGATTGATTTTGATATCCGGCTTGAAAAATTAAGGATGAACATTCTGAACCCTTATTTGAATTCTGTCTTTAGCGATATCAGGGGGATGGCATCAGGAAAGGCCACCTTAAAGGGTACATTGAAAAAACCTGTTCTCAATGGAGAAATAGCGTTACAGAAATCGGCGTTTACAATCAATTACCTTAAAACAAGGTATAGCTTCAGTGACAAAATACTGATTGAGAACAACAACATGTATTTTAACGAGATAAGGGTTTTCGATCCAAAAGGAAACTCCGCTTATCTGAGCGGAGTGATGCGAAGCAGATACCTGAAGGACCTCAGTGTTGACCTGAACATTCGTTCTGAAAATTTTCTCTGCCTGAATACGACTCTTGCTGATAATAAAACGTTTTACGGCACTGCCTATGCCACAGGCACCGTTAAAATGCAGGGTCCTTTACGATCCATGACAATGGACATTGTGGCTACATCGGGCAAGAATACAAATGTCAAAATTCCATTGTCCAACACCGGTGAATTAAATGAATATCCTTTCATTGAAGTAAGCGATGTAAACGATGGCAATGAACCTGAAGAGGTCAAGACCTACCAGGCTGATTTCTCGGGTTTAAACATGAGATTCAAGCTGATTATGACCCCTGATGCCGAAGTACAGATGATCATTGACCCCGTGTTGGGCGAGATCATTAAGGGAAGAGGAAACGGCAACCTCGATATACGTATGAGCAGTCGGGGCGGCTTTACCATGTCGGGCGACTATGTGATTGAAGAAGGGGATTACCTGTTCACTCTTCAAAAGGTAATCAACAAGAAACTTACAATTGAACCGGGAGGTACGATTCACTGGGATGGCGATCCGCTGGATGCCACAATTAACCTGATTGCAAATTATTCGACACGTTCATCGCTTGCTGACCTGTTAGGAGGTGAAGACGATCAGAAGTTAAAAGTGGATGACAGGGTTACATTAACCGGAAAACTGATGTCTCCGGATATCAATTACGACGTTTACCTTCCTGATGCTGACGAATCAACAAGGTTGAGAGTGAACGGAGCTATGGCTACCACGGAGGAGAAGACGAAGCAGTTTATTTCATTGCTGATAACCAATCGCTTTTCACTGAATCAGGAATACGGCCGGCAATATTCGGGCGCCACATCGGTATCAAATTCGTCCTCTTCCATTTATTCCAGTGCTGCAGGGGTTAACTTCAGTGAATTACTATCTAACCAGCTTAGCAACTGGTTGTCTCAAATTGTCAATGACCTGGATGTTAACGTAAATTACAGGTCAAACCGTGAGATGAACAGTGATGAATACCAGGTAGCTCTTTCTTACCCGCTTTTCAACAATAAGCTTATAATTAACGGAAGTGTTGACATGTCAACCAACGCTGCTGCTTCCACAACGAACCAGATTGTGGGTGAATTTGATATTGATTATAAACTGACGGATAATGGAAAATTGAGGTTAAAAACATTCAACCATTCCAACAATGAATCGGTGGTTGAGCAGGGTTTGACACAAAATTCAACTTACACCCAGGGATTAGGTATAACATATAAAGAAGATTTCAATACCCTCGGAGAACTTCTCAGGCGGCTATTCGGAAAAAAAGAGGAAAGTCCCGAGCCTGTCGATACTGACAATGAGAAGCCTGTAGTTAATAACTTGCCTTGA
- the tsaD gene encoding tRNA (adenosine(37)-N6)-threonylcarbamoyltransferase complex transferase subunit TsaD, translated as MKLTILGIESSCDDTSAAIIEDGLLLSNKIANQQVHKEYGGVVPELASRAHQQNIIPVVDAALKEADCTVADIDAIAYTRGPGLMGSLLVGSSFAKGLSLSLRVPLIDVNHLLAHILSVFILKSENEKPVPRFPFLCLVVSGGHTLLVVMKDYLDMHIIGQTIDDAAGEAFDKCAKVMGFPYPGGPLIDKYAKEGNANAFEFSKASVKGLDFSFSGLKTSFLYFLRDRMAEDREFMANNTNDLCASIQKAIIDSLTRKLVKAAGETGIHDIAVVGGVSANSGLRQAVYELGAKRKWNVFIPPLQYATDNAAMIAITGYYKARQFQYSSHNLTPVARFDQF; from the coding sequence ATGAAATTAACCATCCTCGGTATCGAATCGTCCTGTGATGATACATCTGCTGCCATAATTGAAGACGGTCTGCTGCTTTCAAATAAAATTGCCAACCAGCAGGTACACAAAGAGTATGGCGGTGTAGTGCCCGAGCTTGCTTCGCGTGCTCACCAGCAGAATATAATACCGGTTGTTGACGCTGCTTTGAAGGAGGCAGATTGTACTGTTGCGGATATAGATGCCATTGCCTATACAAGGGGGCCCGGATTAATGGGTTCACTTCTGGTAGGTTCTTCATTTGCAAAAGGACTATCATTATCGCTCAGGGTTCCTCTTATTGACGTAAACCATCTTCTCGCTCATATTCTTTCTGTTTTCATACTGAAAAGTGAAAATGAAAAACCGGTTCCCCGTTTTCCGTTCCTTTGCCTTGTAGTATCGGGCGGCCACACCTTGCTTGTGGTGATGAAGGATTACCTGGATATGCATATCATAGGACAGACAATTGATGATGCTGCAGGTGAAGCGTTTGACAAGTGTGCCAAGGTGATGGGCTTTCCTTACCCGGGTGGCCCGTTAATCGACAAGTACGCGAAAGAAGGGAATGCAAACGCATTTGAATTTTCCAAAGCATCTGTAAAAGGCTTGGATTTCAGTTTCAGCGGGCTTAAAACATCATTCCTGTATTTCCTTCGCGACAGGATGGCAGAGGACAGGGAATTTATGGCGAATAATACGAATGACTTGTGCGCTTCAATTCAAAAGGCCATTATCGATTCGCTCACACGCAAACTCGTTAAAGCGGCAGGAGAAACAGGGATTCATGATATTGCCGTTGTGGGCGGGGTTTCGGCTAATTCAGGACTCCGACAGGCAGTGTATGAACTGGGTGCCAAACGGAAGTGGAATGTGTTTATACCTCCGCTGCAGTATGCAACTGACAATGCAGCCATGATTGCAATCACAGGGTATTATAAAGCAAGACAGTTTCAGTACTCATCTCATAATCTAACCCCGGTCGCCCGTTTTGATCAGTTTTGA
- a CDS encoding DUF1987 domain-containing protein has translation MDNLLIESTKKTPDVAFNKDGRMRISGRSIPEDASKFYDDLFEWVYYYCQNPPESTTIDIELEYFNSGSSKALLHILRALKDIVRKGNKLTINWYYEEGDDDIMERGEYYESILEIKFNFIQTD, from the coding sequence ATGGATAACCTGCTGATCGAAAGTACCAAAAAAACACCTGATGTTGCCTTCAACAAAGATGGCAGAATGAGGATCAGCGGTCGTTCCATTCCTGAAGATGCTTCCAAGTTTTATGATGATCTTTTTGAGTGGGTTTATTATTATTGTCAAAATCCGCCTGAATCCACAACTATTGATATTGAACTTGAGTATTTCAACAGTGGATCTTCAAAAGCATTGCTTCATATTTTAAGGGCCCTCAAGGATATTGTAAGAAAAGGCAATAAGCTTACAATTAACTGGTATTACGAAGAGGGAGATGATGACATCATGGAAAGAGGGGAATACTACGAATCCATCCTCGAAATCAAATTCAATTTTATTCAGACGGATTAA
- a CDS encoding AI-2E family transporter — MNNKVIGMKLSFLLLAIILLLYALIMAKEFLYPLTFGILISYLLYPIVNYLEKRGFPRIFSILVPIILAVAIVAIIAIAVVKRMNLFLDDLPQFKEKTIEHLTIIQQYVENNFGVSASRLKNFIVNSIFDLGKQSGKLFSATTGTLFALFMQPVYVFLFLYYRTKFAYFILQLTGREYRLITINILREIATVVTRYMLGVTTVVFILCFFNSLGLLIIGLKYALLIGVIQALFSFIPYFGNVIGGAMTLLFALLTQDSEVIAIRILAFVFIVHFFENNLLSPYIVGNNIRLNPFVIIIGLIAGAMIWGVPGMLVTIPFLAMLKIILKRIPRLEPYAYLLGTRGTKRHALTRQNLMRFLGKWKKKSV, encoded by the coding sequence ATGAATAATAAGGTAATAGGCATGAAGTTGTCGTTCCTGCTCCTGGCAATAATTCTTTTATTGTATGCCCTCATTATGGCTAAGGAGTTTCTTTATCCTCTTACCTTCGGAATCCTGATATCTTACCTGCTTTACCCTATTGTTAATTACCTTGAGAAAAGAGGTTTTCCCCGTATTTTCTCAATTCTTGTACCTATTATTCTCGCTGTAGCCATCGTGGCTATCATTGCCATAGCGGTTGTTAAAAGAATGAACCTGTTTCTGGACGACCTGCCACAATTTAAGGAGAAAACCATTGAACACCTAACAATCATCCAACAATACGTGGAAAACAATTTCGGGGTGTCGGCAAGCCGACTTAAAAATTTTATAGTGAACAGTATTTTCGACCTCGGCAAGCAATCGGGAAAACTATTTTCAGCTACAACCGGAACACTTTTCGCCCTTTTCATGCAGCCTGTTTATGTTTTTTTGTTCCTTTATTACCGTACAAAGTTTGCTTACTTCATTCTTCAGCTGACTGGCAGGGAATACAGGCTTATAACCATTAATATCTTAAGAGAAATCGCAACAGTGGTAACACGCTATATGCTGGGTGTAACCACAGTGGTGTTTATCCTGTGCTTCTTTAATTCATTAGGACTGCTGATTATCGGGTTGAAATATGCGCTCCTGATCGGGGTTATCCAGGCCCTATTCAGTTTTATTCCGTATTTCGGTAATGTGATCGGAGGAGCCATGACATTGCTGTTCGCGTTGCTTACCCAGGATTCCGAGGTCATTGCCATCCGCATCCTTGCTTTTGTTTTCATCGTGCACTTTTTTGAAAATAATCTACTTTCTCCCTATATAGTCGGGAATAATATCAGGCTTAATCCTTTTGTTATAATTATCGGACTTATAGCAGGTGCTATGATCTGGGGAGTTCCGGGCATGCTGGTTACAATCCCTTTTCTTGCCATGCTGAAGATAATTCTCAAAAGAATACCCCGTCTGGAACCCTATGCATACCTGCTGGGAACCCGTGGTACGAAGCGGCATGCTCTGACGAGGCAGAATTTGATGAGGTTCCTGGGGAAATGGAAGAAAAAGTCCGTTTGA
- a CDS encoding adenylate/guanylate cyclase domain-containing protein — protein sequence MPRKTGILKHIAEIISQNKSLTSENEKLNRQNEFLSQEIEKYKVLLNKLGKNEISTKPGTEKKSHVMRFKTATVLYADVIGFEQITSQQDPKLYVDSLDEIFIKLQQVVTKFPVRSIRTIGDSLMLVGGIPQKNITNPIEVLLAAIEMQYFFRDLQRTNAFSNIWKLRIGIHTGTVIADVSGKKRPHYEVKGETVNHAARIRQFCEEGQILISATTYELVKDLFNCEYYKKMPVKYEGEITLYSVKSIKTDYSLQGKGIIPNKKFSLRFGLIQFTDLQEYLLDKLEKELPPSLFYHNIKHTVDVVTQVELIGIGEGVTDEELLLLKTAALFHDAGHTISYDNHEYFSCLVAREMLTEYYYTTAQIDLICELIMATKLPPRPANKLEKIMCDADLDYLGRSDMIPVSNLLFMELKERSKIKSLKDWNSMQVKFISGHQYFTETARNLREVNKQLQIERIRNLIVEE from the coding sequence ATGCCCAGAAAAACAGGTATATTAAAGCACATTGCAGAAATTATTTCTCAGAATAAATCCCTTACTTCCGAGAATGAAAAACTGAACCGGCAAAATGAATTCCTTTCGCAGGAAATAGAAAAATATAAAGTCCTCCTCAATAAACTGGGTAAAAATGAAATTTCAACAAAGCCGGGCACAGAAAAGAAATCGCATGTAATGCGGTTTAAGACTGCAACTGTCTTATATGCTGACGTGATCGGTTTTGAACAAATTACATCCCAACAGGATCCAAAACTTTATGTGGATTCACTTGATGAAATTTTTATCAAGCTTCAGCAGGTAGTAACCAAGTTCCCGGTTCGCAGCATCCGTACAATCGGCGATTCTCTCATGCTTGTAGGAGGTATTCCGCAGAAAAATATAACCAATCCGATAGAAGTATTGCTGGCGGCTATTGAAATGCAATACTTTTTCAGGGATCTGCAACGCACCAATGCGTTCAGCAATATCTGGAAACTCCGGATCGGAATACATACAGGAACAGTAATTGCCGATGTAAGCGGTAAAAAACGACCTCATTATGAGGTTAAAGGCGAAACAGTTAACCATGCCGCCCGCATCAGGCAATTTTGTGAAGAAGGACAAATACTCATATCAGCTACTACATACGAACTTGTAAAAGACCTGTTCAATTGTGAGTATTATAAAAAAATGCCGGTTAAATATGAAGGTGAAATCACCCTCTATTCGGTAAAAAGCATTAAGACAGATTATTCTTTACAGGGCAAGGGGATTATTCCAAACAAAAAATTCAGCCTGCGTTTTGGGTTGATACAGTTCACTGATTTACAGGAATATTTACTCGATAAGCTCGAAAAAGAATTGCCGCCCAGTCTGTTTTATCATAATATAAAACATACAGTGGATGTGGTTACCCAGGTGGAACTCATCGGAATCGGGGAAGGTGTGACTGATGAAGAGCTGCTGTTACTGAAAACCGCTGCTTTGTTCCACGACGCCGGGCATACCATATCGTATGATAATCATGAATACTTCAGCTGCCTTGTGGCACGGGAAATGCTCACTGAATATTATTATACTACGGCACAGATTGATTTAATCTGTGAACTGATCATGGCTACCAAACTGCCTCCCCGACCAGCCAATAAGCTTGAGAAAATTATGTGTGATGCAGACCTCGATTACCTTGGAAGAAGTGATATGATCCCCGTTTCAAACCTGCTTTTCATGGAACTGAAAGAACGATCAAAAATAAAATCACTTAAGGACTGGAACAGCATGCAGGTAAAGTTTATCAGCGGGCACCAGTACTTTACTGAAACAGCCCGTAATCTGCGTGAGGTTAATAAACAACTTCAGATTGAACGCATCAGGAATCTGATAGTGGAAGAATAA
- the uvrB gene encoding excinuclease ABC subunit UvrB produces the protein MDFTLNSQYYPTGDQPRAIEQLTSGIKRDLKYQTLLGVTGSGKTFTMANVVTKLKRPTLVLSHNKTLAAQLFGEFKQFFPNNAVEYFVSYYDYYQPEAYLPVTDTYIEKDLSINDEIEKLRLSTTSSLLSGRRDVIVVSSVSCLYGIGNPEDFHSNTIQISRGDSVGRNSFLRQLVDSLYSRNENEFKRGNFRVAGDTVDVFLAYSDYAYRIMFFGDEIEELKMFDPETGITLEEMEHASIYPANIFVTTKSRMLQALELIQVDLGKQIAFFKDIGKHLEAKRLKDRVTYDLEMLQELGYCPGIENYSRYFDGRPPGQRPFCLLDYFPEDFLTIIDESHVTIPQIRAMYGGDHSRKQTLVEYGFRMPSAIDNRPLKFEEFENLVGQMVFVSATPADYELEKCEGVIVEQLIRPTGLLDPVIEVKPSLNQIDDLLKEIRVCISNNERVLVTTLTKRMAEELTNYLVRLDIKCRYIHSDVETLERIEIMEGLRNGTFDVLVGVNLLREGLDLPEVSLVAILDADKEGFLRSERSLTQTAGRAARNLSGRVIMYATNMTESMKKTIDETNRRREIQLAYNEANGITPRQIVKAASNILNDIRRKTGDRQVYVEPEKVDVAADPVVQYMTKDALQKAMDKAKKSMEKAASELNFIEAARFRDEMLAYKDLLSK, from the coding sequence ATGGATTTCACTTTAAACTCACAATACTATCCAACAGGGGATCAGCCCCGGGCTATTGAGCAGCTTACTTCAGGCATAAAGAGGGATCTGAAATACCAGACACTTCTTGGAGTCACAGGATCAGGCAAGACTTTCACCATGGCAAACGTCGTAACCAAACTTAAACGGCCAACCCTTGTACTAAGTCATAACAAAACCCTTGCGGCACAGCTTTTTGGTGAGTTCAAGCAGTTCTTTCCGAATAATGCTGTTGAATATTTTGTTTCCTATTACGATTATTATCAGCCTGAGGCCTACCTGCCTGTAACGGATACCTATATTGAAAAGGACCTTTCAATTAATGATGAAATAGAAAAACTCCGACTGAGCACCACGTCATCCCTTTTATCAGGCAGGCGGGATGTGATTGTGGTGTCATCCGTATCATGCCTTTATGGTATTGGCAATCCTGAGGATTTCCACAGCAATACAATCCAGATCAGCAGGGGAGATTCAGTGGGGCGGAATTCATTTTTACGACAGCTTGTCGACAGCCTTTACTCACGCAATGAAAACGAGTTTAAAAGAGGAAATTTCAGGGTGGCCGGCGATACGGTTGATGTATTCCTGGCTTACAGTGATTACGCATACCGGATTATGTTCTTCGGTGATGAAATAGAAGAGCTGAAAATGTTTGATCCTGAAACGGGCATAACGCTTGAAGAAATGGAGCATGCCTCCATTTATCCTGCCAACATTTTTGTAACAACAAAAAGCAGGATGTTACAGGCTCTCGAATTGATCCAGGTTGACCTGGGCAAACAGATTGCTTTTTTCAAGGATATAGGAAAACATCTTGAGGCGAAAAGGCTGAAAGACCGTGTAACGTATGATCTTGAAATGCTCCAGGAGCTCGGGTATTGCCCGGGTATTGAAAACTATTCAAGATATTTTGACGGCAGGCCTCCCGGACAACGGCCATTTTGCCTGCTCGACTATTTTCCTGAAGATTTTCTTACCATTATAGATGAAAGTCATGTGACTATTCCCCAGATCAGGGCGATGTACGGTGGCGACCATTCAAGGAAGCAGACACTGGTTGAATATGGATTCAGGATGCCCTCGGCCATTGATAACCGGCCTCTTAAATTCGAGGAGTTTGAGAACCTGGTAGGGCAGATGGTATTTGTTAGCGCCACACCTGCCGATTATGAACTAGAGAAGTGTGAGGGAGTAATTGTCGAACAGCTTATCAGGCCCACCGGTCTGCTGGATCCTGTAATTGAAGTGAAACCATCGCTTAACCAGATCGATGATCTCCTGAAAGAAATCAGGGTGTGCATTTCAAACAACGAGAGGGTACTTGTGACCACCCTGACCAAAAGGATGGCCGAGGAACTCACCAATTATCTCGTTCGCCTGGATATCAAATGCCGGTATATTCATTCGGATGTGGAAACGCTGGAGCGCATCGAGATCATGGAAGGGTTACGAAACGGAACCTTTGATGTGCTCGTGGGGGTGAACCTGTTACGTGAAGGACTTGATCTTCCTGAGGTTTCGCTTGTTGCGATACTTGATGCCGACAAGGAAGGATTCCTGCGTTCGGAAAGGTCACTAACCCAAACGGCAGGTCGTGCCGCTCGTAACCTGAGCGGGCGGGTGATCATGTATGCGACAAACATGACCGAATCAATGAAAAAAACTATTGATGAAACTAACAGGAGACGGGAAATTCAGCTCGCATATAACGAAGCCAACGGGATTACGCCGAGGCAGATCGTCAAGGCCGCTTCAAACATACTCAATGACATTCGTCGCAAAACCGGCGACCGCCAGGTATATGTTGAGCCGGAAAAGGTAGATGTCGCCGCTGACCCGGTGGTTCAGTATATGACAAAGGATGCGCTGCAAAAAGCAATGGACAAGGCAAAAAAATCGATGGAAAAAGCTGCATCCGAACTGAATTTTATAGAAGCAGCACGATTCAGGGATGAAATGCTGGCTTATAAAGATTTATTATCCAAATGA